From a single Nicotiana tabacum cultivar K326 chromosome 8, ASM71507v2, whole genome shotgun sequence genomic region:
- the LOC107793283 gene encoding SAGA-associated factor 11 isoform X2, with amino-acid sequence MSAPNEDNISNPQLSSNVFNELLDSIIVDVASECHRIAKLGLDCNLEEEEEELRLSAQARATVADPSNSSETNGKYIVDIFGQTHPPVANEILECMNCSRSIVAGRFAPHLEKCMGKGRKTRLKATRSSTAQNR; translated from the exons ATGTCCGCGCCAAATGAGGATAATATCTCTAATCCGCAG TTGTCCTCTAACGTTTTCAATGAGCTCCTTGATTCTATCATTGTTGATGTTGCATCCGAGTGTCACCGAATAGCTAAATTAGGCCTTGATTGTAatttagaagaagaagaggaagaactGCGGTTGTCTGCCCAAGCTCGGGCAACAGTAGCCGATCCTAGCAATAGTAGTGAAACAAATGGCAAATACATTGTAGATATATTTGGGCAAACTCATCCTCCTGTCGCAAATGAGATACTTGAATGTATGAACTGTAGCCGGTCTATAGTGGCTGGACGGTTTGCTCCTCACTTGGAGAAATGCATGGGAAAG GGGAGGAAGACCCGTCTTAAGGCAACAAGAAGTAGCACTGCTCAGAACCG GTAA
- the LOC107793283 gene encoding SAGA-associated factor 11 isoform X1, with the protein MSAPNEDNISNPQLSSNVFNELLDSIIVDVASECHRIAKLGLDCNLEEEEEELRLSAQARATVADPSNSSETNGKYIVDIFGQTHPPVANEILECMNCSRSIVAGRFAPHLEKCMGKGRKTRLKATRSSTAQNRYTRSNSVSTYSPYSNSTSTSRLPNGTSGVAGNEYSNGSLEEL; encoded by the exons ATGTCCGCGCCAAATGAGGATAATATCTCTAATCCGCAG TTGTCCTCTAACGTTTTCAATGAGCTCCTTGATTCTATCATTGTTGATGTTGCATCCGAGTGTCACCGAATAGCTAAATTAGGCCTTGATTGTAatttagaagaagaagaggaagaactGCGGTTGTCTGCCCAAGCTCGGGCAACAGTAGCCGATCCTAGCAATAGTAGTGAAACAAATGGCAAATACATTGTAGATATATTTGGGCAAACTCATCCTCCTGTCGCAAATGAGATACTTGAATGTATGAACTGTAGCCGGTCTATAGTGGCTGGACGGTTTGCTCCTCACTTGGAGAAATGCATGGGAAAG GGGAGGAAGACCCGTCTTAAGGCAACAAGAAGTAGCACTGCTCAGAACCGGTATACACGAAGCAATTCTGTTTCAACCTACTCACCTTATTCAAATTCCACCAGCACGAGCCGGTTACCAAATGGAACTTCCGGTGTTGCAGGTAATGAATACTCAAATGGCTCCTTAGAAGAGTTATGA